The Kribbella sp. HUAS MG21 genome includes the window TGACCCGAAGCCCCGGCACCGCGGTACCGGCCTCTCGATCGTCCGCTGACGGCTCAGAGGTGCTGCTGCAGGTTGGTGCAATGCCTGTGGATAACTCCCGGACGGACCCGAGGACACTGCTAGCGTTCAGTCGATCATTCTCGGCGACCTGGGAGAGAAACCAACGATGCTGCGTCCGATGGTGGCAACCACGGCTGTCACCGCTGCCTTGATCCTGCTGGCCGGCTGCGGCGGCGACGACAAGAAGTCCGAGTCGGGCACCGACACCGGCAACAACAACCAGTCCACCACCTCGGCGACGCCGTCCACGCCGACCGCCCCGTCCTTCGACCCGCCGAAGGCCTTCGCCCCCGCCGCGGCGTATCCGGCGATCGAGGAGAAGGGACAGTCCTCCCTGGACGAGGCCCAGATGGGCATCGCCGGCCAGGTCGCGCTGGTCGGCAACTGGGCGGGACTCAAGGGGCACGACGTCGCCAATCCGACCAACCGATGGACAGTCAAGTCCGCCGAGGCCGAGACCACCCAGGTCTACGACGCGTCCAAGCCGATGGCGGTGAAGGTCGACGGCAAGGACGTCGCGGTGGTCGCCTACGCCCAGGGAGACAAGGGCAACGGCACGCAGAAGCCGGCGGGCCTGGTCGTGATCCACTGGGTCGACGTGCTGACCGGGAAGAAGATCGCCGAAGTGTCCGCGAAGGTGAGCACGATGGAGGGCACCGGCGACAACGGCGGCCCGAACATCAAGACCCAGGCCTTCGACCCGGAGACCGGTCAGGTCGCCATCGGTGTGACCACGGCCGGCAGCGTCATGACGGGGACCTACCAGACGGTGTACGCGGACCCCAAGACGCAGAAGTCGACGATCGTGCCGGGCATGAACCCGGCAGCGGTGCACGGCGGCGTCGTCGCGGGTGCGAAGGGCAAGCAGGAGGAGCGGGCGGCCGACGGCACGGTGCTGCTGGTCGACGGCGCGAGCGGCAAGGTCACGAAGCAGGTCCCGCTGAAGCAGGCCTACCTGAATCCGCTCGGCGGCGGCGCCCAGCACGCGTACTTCTACGGCAAGAAGTACACGAACTACGACGCGGGGACGAGCACCGAGGCGATCTTCGCGGTCAACCTGTCGACCGGTGCGGTGACGCAGACGGCGCCCACGGTCCCGCAGGAGTCCGACATCACAACCGAGTGCTTCGCGGACCAGGCGAGCGCGGTCGTCTGCATGAGCAAGTCGATCCGCAGCGGTCCCGAGGAGCTCATCGGTTTCGACGACGCGACCGGCAAGAAGGTCTGGGGTTTCTCCAGCAAGTCCGCGAGTCGCGTCGTACCGCGGGTGACCGCGGCCTTCCACGGTGTCGTCTACGCGCAGACCGAGGCTCAGCCGGTGCTGCTCGACGCGAAGACCGGTGAGGACCTGCCGAGCGGGTCGTCCTCGGCGAGCCCGTCCTCGAGCGACAGCCCGTCCTCCGGGGACACGCCGTCGTCCGGTGACAGCCCGTCCGACAGCAACTCGCCGGCGGGCAACGAGTCCCCGGGGAACGGTGACATGGGCCTGTTCGACGGCAAGGCGCGGTCGCCCGAGGCCGTCTCGCCGTACGGCGGCGTCTACAAACAGCTGCCGACCGGCACCGACTACGGCTCCACCGTCAAGGTCGACTCGATCTGCATCTTCCTCAAGCCGACCGCCTGACGCGCTGAAAGGACCCCGGGGCAGGTTCCCGGGGTCCTTGTGCGTTCGGGGTCAGATGTCGGTGCGGTGGAAGTTGCGGTAGGAGCGGGACGGGGTCGGGCCGCGCTGGCCCTGGTAGCGGGAGCCGTACTTCTCCGAGCCGTACGGATGCTCGGCGGGGGATGACAGCCGGAAGAAGCAGAGCTGGCCGATCTTCATCCCCGGCCAGAGCTTGATCGGCAGCGTGGCGACGTTCGAGAGCTCGAGGGTGACGTGCCCGGAGAAGCCGGGGTCGATGAAGCCGGCGGTCGAGTGCGTGAGCAGGCCGAGGCGGCCCAGCGAGGACTTGCCCTCGAGCCGGGCGGCCACGTCGTCGGGCAGCGTGACCAGCTCGTACGTCGATCCCAGGACGAACTCACCGGGATGCAGGATGAACGGCTCCTCGCCCTCGGGCTCCACCTGACGGGTCAGGTCGGGCTGTTCCTCGGACGGGTCGATGTGCGGGTACTTGTGGTTCTCGAAGACCCGGAAGAACCGGTCCAGCCGTACGTCGACACTCGACGGCTGCACCATCGCAGCATCGAACGGATCCAGCTGGACCCGCTTCGCGTCGAGCTCGGCCAGGATGTCACGGTCGGAGAGCAGCACGGTCGCACGTTAGCAGCGTGCTGCTCATCCGCACAGCGTCAGTCCCACCGACCCGGGCCGCTGCCGGTGTCTCCCGGTGTCTGGTGGCGGCTCGTCCGGAGCCCTCAGCTCTCCGGCGCGGAGATCGCACCACCAGACCGTGGGCCTGAGGCAACTATCGTCAGTTGGCCAGCTTGTTGAACTTCGACACCTGGGTGGCGAAGGTCTTCACCTGCGTCGGCGACCAGTCCTTGAGCAGGTCCTCGATCACCTTGTGCCGCTTCTTCCGGGCCGCCGTCAGCTTGCGCTTGCCGGCCGCGGTCAGCGTCAGCAGCGTCGCCCGCGCGTCCGACTTGTCGGCCGCCCGCTTCAGCAGGCCCTCCTCCTCGAGTCGCGCGCAGGCCCGGCTGACCGGACCCTTGTCCACCTCGAGCGCTGCCACCAGGTCGGCCATCCGCACCGGTGCCAGCTCCTCCACGTGGTTCAGCAACGCGTACTGCGCCGGCTCCAGGTCCGGGTGCGCCTCGTCGGACAGCGTCCGCTGCAGACCGCGCAGCCGCCGCGCCAGCGTGACGAGCTCCTTCTCCAGGTTGTCCACCGCGTCACTTGCGTCTGTTGCCACCGTTCACCCCTTCATCCAGTTGCCCCGCAACCATCTCGCCCGGTCCAGGACCGTATCCTCACGTTGCGTCGAATGTTGCCCCCGGCAACGCGTTCTAATCTGCCAGAAGATGACGGACCTGCCCAGTCCTGAACGTGCCCTTTGTGAAAAACTGCCCAACAACCCCCGCTGCAAACCGCCCCCGAGCCCCTTTTCGATGCATTCGGCCACCTTTCGGCCCCCGGCCGACTGACACCGCAACAACCCGCCGCCCCCAGCTCGCCCCGCGCCCGGCGGACGCTCCTCGGCGGCCGGCCTGCCCGTACCAGGTGTGATCGTGTTCGACGCGCGGACCCCACGTGGTTGCGGGCCCCGGGATCGGCTATGCTCTTCACCGCTGCCGGGAGACCGGCCGCGCGGGTGTAGTTCAATGGCAGAACATCAGCTTCCCAAGCTGACAGTGCGGGTTCGATTCCCGTCACCCGCTCCACAGCGCAGCGATGTTCTGACATATCGTGTGGGCGCATGAGCCACCAGCAGCCGCCGCAGTTCCAATCGCCGGTCCAGCCGCAGCAGCAGTATCAGCCGCCGCAGCCGCAGGTTCCGACCGGGATGTTGCAGCTGACCATCCAGGGCAGTGCGCTGACGTCGAACATGATCCCGCCGACCGTGCACCTGAACGGTCACCCGGTGCCGG containing:
- the dcd gene encoding dCTP deaminase, giving the protein MLLSDRDILAELDAKRVQLDPFDAAMVQPSSVDVRLDRFFRVFENHKYPHIDPSEEQPDLTRQVEPEGEEPFILHPGEFVLGSTYELVTLPDDVAARLEGKSSLGRLGLLTHSTAGFIDPGFSGHVTLELSNVATLPIKLWPGMKIGQLCFFRLSSPAEHPYGSEKYGSRYQGQRGPTPSRSYRNFHRTDI
- a CDS encoding MarR family transcriptional regulator, with product MATDASDAVDNLEKELVTLARRLRGLQRTLSDEAHPDLEPAQYALLNHVEELAPVRMADLVAALEVDKGPVSRACARLEEEGLLKRAADKSDARATLLTLTAAGKRKLTAARKKRHKVIEDLLKDWSPTQVKTFATQVSKFNKLAN